Proteins from a genomic interval of Actinomycetota bacterium:
- a CDS encoding DNRLRE domain-containing protein, producing the protein MLKRLSPRILNDDPRRLALAAACVLATLAAAQFLAPALTRSAEVSTFTVTADSYVSEGQPDLVHGSLPFLKVDGGPLEHSSYLRVDIPAAQRTLKKATLRVYSTQADAAGVTVRFVNDDNWRENAITFNNAPAHLGRVLGHSGPIAANAWVDIDITEPLLHNPAIANGGSLELELTTSLFAQGAEAAAQFASRETATPPQLRIEGGVTPAVSTTAAPTTSAPPTTTPPTTTPPTTAPPPPPPPVSGALYVDSASGNDANAGTSPAAAWRTLAHVSGAALNAGDHVLLKRGAAWRGDSLVITRSGTGANPIVIGAYGSGSPPLIQGGSCVELRGNAVVLREVHVDNCGWAGVNIYGAGDRVEASEISNNIAGVFARQTSSAAVITGNTIHDNNRMSVLTPGGNDDSGAFGVLLQGSGTDVSFNTISGSDAFSYDYGRDGAAVEVYGATGSNVHHNVAVNNDAFSELGKAGSADNTYAYNLVRGSTPNGIGVVTRGSGSGYGPVLNTRLFNNDIVLGGGNSQGFVCHGGCGPSILTMRNNIVQAVAKAGYADAPFDEDYNLYFGGQTQFAMGPHSMVQNPAFVNPGGGDFHLQLGSPAVNHGVGLGYSQDLDRNPVPLGGSPDLGAYERA; encoded by the coding sequence ATGTTGAAGCGACTGTCCCCTCGCATCCTCAACGACGACCCCCGCCGGCTCGCGCTGGCGGCGGCGTGCGTGTTGGCCACGCTCGCAGCGGCGCAGTTCCTCGCTCCGGCGCTCACCCGCTCGGCCGAGGTCTCGACGTTCACGGTCACCGCCGACTCGTACGTCAGCGAGGGCCAGCCCGACCTCGTGCACGGCAGCCTGCCCTTCCTGAAGGTCGACGGCGGGCCGTTGGAGCACAGCAGCTACCTCCGCGTCGACATCCCCGCCGCGCAGCGAACGCTGAAGAAGGCGACGCTGCGGGTGTACAGCACCCAAGCCGACGCCGCGGGCGTCACGGTGCGGTTCGTCAACGACGACAATTGGCGCGAGAACGCGATCACCTTCAACAACGCGCCCGCGCACCTGGGACGCGTGCTCGGACACTCGGGACCGATCGCCGCCAACGCGTGGGTCGACATCGACATCACCGAGCCGCTGTTGCACAACCCCGCGATCGCCAACGGCGGATCCCTCGAGCTGGAGCTCACCACGTCGTTGTTCGCGCAAGGCGCGGAGGCCGCAGCCCAGTTCGCCAGCCGCGAGACCGCGACTCCGCCCCAGCTGAGGATCGAAGGTGGGGTCACCCCGGCAGTGAGCACGACAGCCGCACCCACCACGAGTGCGCCGCCGACGACCACGCCGCCCACGACCACTCCTCCGACGACGGCACCGCCCCCGCCGCCGCCTCCCGTGAGCGGGGCGCTCTACGTCGACAGCGCGAGCGGCAACGACGCGAACGCGGGAACGTCGCCGGCCGCCGCGTGGAGGACCCTCGCGCACGTCAGCGGCGCCGCCCTCAACGCCGGCGACCACGTGCTCTTGAAGCGCGGCGCGGCCTGGAGGGGCGACTCCCTCGTCATCACACGCAGCGGCACGGGCGCCAACCCCATCGTGATCGGGGCCTACGGGTCGGGCTCGCCGCCGTTGATCCAGGGCGGTAGCTGCGTGGAGCTGCGAGGCAACGCCGTCGTGCTGCGCGAGGTGCACGTCGACAACTGCGGTTGGGCGGGCGTGAACATCTACGGAGCCGGCGATCGCGTCGAAGCCAGTGAGATCAGCAACAACATCGCGGGCGTGTTCGCGCGACAGACCTCGTCGGCCGCGGTCATCACCGGCAACACCATCCACGACAACAACCGCATGTCGGTGCTGACCCCCGGCGGCAACGACGACTCCGGCGCCTTCGGCGTGCTCCTCCAGGGCAGCGGCACCGACGTGTCCTTCAACACCATCTCGGGCTCCGACGCGTTTTCCTACGACTACGGCCGCGACGGCGCGGCAGTCGAGGTGTACGGGGCCACCGGCAGCAACGTCCACCACAACGTCGCCGTGAACAACGACGCGTTCTCCGAGCTGGGCAAGGCCGGTTCGGCGGACAACACCTACGCGTACAACCTGGTGCGCGGGAGCACGCCCAACGGGATCGGCGTCGTGACCCGCGGCTCGGGCAGCGGCTACGGGCCCGTGCTCAACACCCGGCTCTTCAACAACGACATCGTCCTCGGCGGCGGCAACAGTCAGGGCTTCGTCTGCCATGGCGGTTGCGGTCCGTCGATCCTCACGATGCGCAACAACATCGTGCAGGCGGTCGCGAAGGCTGGCTATGCGGACGCGCCCTTCGACGAGGACTACAACCTGTATTTCGGGGGTCAGACGCAATTCGCGATGGGCCCGCACAGCATGGTGCAGAACCCGGCGTTCGTGAATCCCGGCGGGGGCGACTTCCACCTGCAGCTGGGCAGCCCGGCTGTCAATCACGGCGTCGGCCTCGGCTACTCACAGGACCTCGACCGCAATCCGGTGCCACTGGGCGGCAGCCCGGACCTCGGCGCCTACGAGCGCGCCTAG
- a CDS encoding CPBP family intramembrane metalloprotease has translation MIEASTLPRWVRAPDLTVISAYLAAIAGAELLTSFVNAEAGMAVHAVLLLVLLNHSMVLGPLPVPPQTSSEPSRGLVPLLALLPLARLLSLTMPTRGLAPVFWFLLIGVPLLTGVVLIARYIHFSPVDARIWGWSLQQGLIGATGIPLGIIAYVAFHPVPVVKSHELPYLIIGAGILLVFLGLLEELIFRALLQPYLCSLYGASRGVLITAAMCAVLSSGSRSPVTMLFTFVVALCYGWLVQTNRSIMGVAISHGVIGILTVLVLPNL, from the coding sequence GTGATCGAGGCGTCGACACTCCCGCGGTGGGTTCGCGCCCCCGACCTGACCGTCATCAGCGCGTACCTCGCCGCCATCGCCGGCGCCGAGCTGTTGACTTCGTTCGTCAACGCCGAGGCGGGCATGGCCGTGCACGCCGTCCTCCTCCTCGTCCTCTTGAACCACTCGATGGTCCTCGGCCCGCTGCCGGTACCGCCGCAGACGAGCTCCGAGCCCTCGCGTGGGCTCGTCCCGCTGCTCGCCCTGCTCCCGCTCGCGCGGCTGTTGAGCCTCACCATGCCGACGCGCGGGCTCGCGCCGGTCTTCTGGTTCCTGCTCATCGGGGTGCCGTTGCTGACCGGGGTCGTGCTGATCGCCCGCTACATCCACTTCAGCCCGGTCGACGCCCGGATCTGGGGGTGGTCGCTCCAGCAGGGTCTCATCGGGGCCACCGGCATCCCCCTCGGCATCATCGCCTACGTCGCGTTCCATCCGGTGCCCGTCGTCAAGAGCCACGAGCTCCCCTACCTCATCATCGGGGCCGGGATCCTCCTGGTGTTCCTCGGCCTGCTGGAAGAGCTGATCTTCCGCGCCCTCCTGCAGCCGTACCTGTGCTCCCTGTACGGCGCGTCGCGCGGTGTGCTGATCACTGCCGCCATGTGCGCGGTGCTCAGCAGCGGCTCGCGCTCGCCCGTGACGATGCTGTTCACCTTCGTCGTCGCCCTCTGCTACGGGTGGCTCGTGCAGACCAACCGCTCGATCATGGGCGTGGCGATCTCCCACGGCGTCATCGGCATCCTGACGGTCCTGGTGCTGCCGAACCTCTAG
- a CDS encoding glycosyltransferase, with protein sequence MLDVSVVVPVRNAEGLLEDCLASIARSEPREIVIVDGRSTDRTLELARGFTDRILSDEGRGLPAARLMGAEAARSRWVALVDADVVLPDGSLAELVEEFKADGYTALQAGLHSVGGGEYWGEALANHHRTGRSKNWFGLVATIFEREQLLRHGFDDRFSSGEDIELRWRLEQAGHKIGVSKRTVVQHRFEPGWDFARGQWRADGKGLARMVSKHGLRGAVLLAMPLAGGLRGIGLSLARRQPRWVPYYLCYTFFNYTAMFGELLARRERGRGRVAQPHAT encoded by the coding sequence GTGCTCGACGTCTCGGTCGTCGTGCCCGTCCGCAACGCGGAGGGCCTGCTCGAGGACTGCCTCGCGTCGATCGCGCGTTCCGAGCCGCGTGAGATCGTCATCGTCGACGGCAGGTCGACCGACCGCACCCTCGAGCTGGCGCGCGGTTTCACCGACCGCATCCTGTCCGACGAGGGCCGGGGACTCCCCGCGGCGCGCCTGATGGGCGCGGAGGCGGCCCGGTCGCGATGGGTCGCGCTCGTCGACGCCGACGTCGTCCTGCCCGACGGCTCGCTCGCGGAGCTGGTCGAGGAGTTCAAGGCGGACGGGTACACCGCGCTGCAGGCAGGTCTGCACAGCGTGGGGGGCGGCGAGTACTGGGGTGAGGCGCTCGCCAACCACCACCGCACGGGCAGGAGCAAGAACTGGTTCGGCCTGGTCGCCACCATCTTCGAGCGCGAGCAGCTCCTCCGCCACGGGTTCGACGACCGCTTCTCGTCGGGTGAGGACATCGAGCTCCGCTGGCGGCTCGAGCAGGCCGGGCACAAGATCGGCGTGTCGAAGCGCACCGTGGTCCAGCACCGCTTCGAGCCGGGATGGGACTTCGCACGCGGCCAGTGGCGCGCCGACGGCAAGGGGCTCGCGCGGATGGTGTCGAAGCACGGACTGCGCGGCGCCGTCCTGCTGGCCATGCCGCTCGCGGGTGGGCTCCGCGGCATCGGGCTCAGCCTCGCTCGCCGCCAGCCGAGATGGGTCCCGTACTACCTCTGCTACACGTTCTTCAACTACACGGCGATGTTCGGAGAGCTGCTGGCCCGGCGTGAGCGAGGGCGCGGGCGCGTGGCCCAGCCGCACGCCACGTGA
- a CDS encoding polysaccharide biosynthesis protein: protein MIRKEAMGRGSMVRNSLGMITGRAASMALGFLFWLLAARLFPADKVGLTAGVVSAMMLCTQLALLGIGSAFIAYFPRHQQKPAALVDTAVSIVVIASLVAGALFLVTAKFSFHELRVVGGSALYVVMFLSMCVLGTLNILLDQVSIAIGRGGQVLTRNVVFGGVTVVLLLVLHTIAHDASSLALFSLWIGGGVGACALGASQLWRSLDGYRYRPRLEHGLRAPLVRVGLPNHLLTLTERAPGLILPILVTELLSPTQNAYWYAVWMMAWVVYIIPISMGMALFAEASHRPESLARAVRSGVGTSLLFGVASAGAIAVLADPLLGLLGARYADAGATPLRILLIAFVPLTLVQVYFASCRATGKLTEAIVTGTVSGVVAVGAAAAAARSGGLAGMAWTWVATQWVTGLWALVRLRSLSRLHAEVDPEATRAVEPAALAVSAG, encoded by the coding sequence GTGATACGCAAGGAAGCCATGGGCCGCGGGTCGATGGTGCGGAACTCCCTCGGGATGATCACCGGCCGCGCCGCGTCGATGGCGCTGGGCTTCCTGTTCTGGCTCCTCGCGGCCCGGCTCTTCCCGGCCGACAAGGTCGGCCTCACCGCGGGCGTGGTGTCGGCCATGATGCTGTGCACCCAGCTGGCCCTCCTGGGGATCGGCTCCGCCTTCATCGCGTACTTCCCTCGTCACCAGCAGAAGCCGGCCGCCCTGGTCGACACCGCCGTCTCCATCGTCGTGATCGCGTCGCTCGTGGCCGGTGCCCTCTTCCTGGTGACCGCGAAGTTCTCGTTCCACGAGCTGCGCGTGGTCGGTGGCTCGGCGCTCTACGTCGTCATGTTCCTCTCGATGTGCGTCTTGGGCACGCTCAACATCCTGCTCGACCAGGTCTCGATCGCGATCGGTCGGGGCGGGCAGGTGCTCACCCGCAACGTCGTCTTCGGCGGCGTCACGGTGGTGTTGCTCCTCGTGCTGCACACGATCGCCCACGACGCCAGCTCGCTCGCCCTGTTCTCGCTCTGGATCGGTGGTGGCGTGGGCGCGTGCGCGCTGGGCGCTTCCCAACTCTGGCGGTCGCTTGACGGCTACCGCTACCGGCCCCGGCTCGAGCACGGGTTACGCGCCCCGCTGGTGCGCGTGGGTCTGCCCAACCACCTGCTCACCCTCACCGAGCGGGCGCCCGGGCTGATCCTCCCGATCCTCGTCACCGAGCTCCTCTCCCCCACCCAGAACGCGTACTGGTACGCGGTGTGGATGATGGCCTGGGTCGTCTACATCATCCCCATCTCGATGGGAATGGCCCTCTTCGCGGAAGCGTCGCACCGTCCCGAGTCGCTGGCCCGGGCGGTCCGGTCGGGCGTGGGTACGTCGTTGCTCTTCGGGGTGGCGTCCGCGGGAGCCATCGCCGTGCTCGCGGACCCGCTCCTCGGGCTCCTCGGCGCTCGCTATGCGGACGCGGGCGCCACTCCCCTGCGCATCCTGCTCATCGCGTTCGTGCCGCTCACGCTCGTGCAGGTGTACTTCGCCTCGTGCCGCGCGACCGGCAAGCTCACCGAGGCGATCGTCACCGGAACGGTGAGTGGGGTGGTGGCGGTGGGCGCGGCTGCGGCCGCGGCTCGGTCCGGCGGGCTGGCGGGCATGGCGTGGACATGGGTCGCGACGCAGTGGGTGACCGGGCTCTGGGCGCTCGTCCGTTTGCGCTCCCTGAGCCGACTGCATGCCGAGGTCGACCCGGAAGCCACGCGCGCAGTCGAGCCCGCCGCCCTCGCTGTCAGCGCGGGGTGA
- a CDS encoding glycosyltransferase family 2 protein — MPALPISVVICAYTERRWDDLLAVIASVRQQSSPPFEVIVVVDHNDDLLELLGAHVSGINVVASTRSRGLAGARNTGVAVATGAVVAFIDDDAVADPDWLKFLGAAYADDGVLGVGGAIEPAWQHGRPDWFPAEFDWVVGCTYRGMPEFAGPVRNLIGANMSFRREVFDVVGGFNEGVGRVGSVPLGCEETELCIRAGSRWPGRTFLYEPEARVEHKVPGDRGRWSYFRARCYGEGLSKAAVSRLAGATRGLQSERAYVRRTLPRGVVRGLKDGFGADRHGLRRAGAITFGLAATTAGYARGRLDRRLQLPAPEIARHIQKGT, encoded by the coding sequence CTGCCAGCGCTGCCGATCTCAGTCGTCATCTGTGCGTACACCGAACGGCGGTGGGACGACCTCCTGGCCGTCATCGCCTCGGTCCGGCAGCAGTCGAGCCCGCCGTTCGAGGTCATCGTCGTGGTCGACCACAACGACGACCTGCTCGAGCTGCTGGGAGCACATGTCTCGGGCATCAACGTCGTCGCCAGCACGCGGTCGCGTGGCCTGGCCGGCGCGCGCAACACGGGCGTCGCGGTCGCGACGGGGGCGGTCGTCGCGTTCATCGACGACGACGCCGTGGCCGACCCGGACTGGTTGAAGTTCCTCGGCGCGGCGTACGCGGACGACGGCGTGCTCGGCGTGGGCGGCGCGATCGAGCCCGCCTGGCAGCACGGCCGCCCCGACTGGTTCCCGGCGGAGTTCGACTGGGTCGTCGGCTGCACCTACCGGGGCATGCCCGAGTTCGCGGGACCGGTCCGCAACCTGATCGGTGCGAACATGTCGTTCCGGCGCGAGGTGTTCGATGTCGTGGGGGGCTTCAACGAAGGCGTCGGCCGGGTGGGCAGCGTCCCGCTCGGGTGTGAAGAGACCGAGCTCTGCATCCGCGCCGGCTCGCGCTGGCCCGGGCGCACGTTCCTCTACGAGCCAGAGGCGCGGGTCGAGCACAAGGTGCCGGGCGACAGGGGCCGCTGGTCGTACTTCCGGGCCCGCTGCTACGGCGAAGGCCTCTCGAAAGCCGCGGTCTCCCGTCTCGCGGGAGCGACGCGGGGCCTCCAGTCGGAGCGCGCCTACGTCCGTCGCACGCTGCCGCGTGGCGTCGTCCGGGGACTGAAGGACGGGTTCGGGGCCGATCGTCACGGCCTGCGTCGGGCCGGCGCCATCACCTTCGGCCTGGCCGCCACCACCGCGGGGTACGCGCGGGGCCGCCTCGACCGGCGCCTGCAGCTCCCTGCGCCCGAGATCGCACGGCACATCCAGAAAGGCACGTGA